One window of Nitrospira sp. genomic DNA carries:
- a CDS encoding efflux RND transporter periplasmic adaptor subunit yields MSQDLRRKGLVAGVAAAGLFVGVIAGFFAAHRVMSDMSGTKSSEGGQGHEMESMSMKGMDVREGMPMEGAKSVRDMEPRPGMSDASSGAVVVPAVMSQLIGVRSVPVALATLDEEIRTVGTVGYDERSFAQVTLKISGWVRKVFVNSIGRPVRKGEPLFTVYSPDLLATQDEYLLALKMRAQLAASPLDEVKTNADALVTSARERLRLWDVTDSQVEALGRRGQADLMLTVYAPSSGIVMKREALPGKYVEPGTILYEIADLSMVWISADIYESEVAATKVGQPATVTFAAYPGETFSGKVAHVYPTLNTETRTARVRLELLNPQLKLKPGMYGNVILQTDAVRTLVVPKEAVLDTGLRQLVFIDLGQGRYAPALVKLGRRSHDSVEVMEGLKEGDRIVTSANFLLDAESKLTSVSSMQAMMGRIGMADWQMRGAHEGKMQGGRDTEGMEGMELGKEAVSAPPGPSASPRGEREREKGGMK; encoded by the coding sequence ATGAGTCAGGACCTGCGCAGAAAAGGTCTTGTTGCCGGTGTCGCGGCAGCCGGCCTGTTCGTCGGAGTCATCGCAGGGTTCTTCGCCGCGCATCGAGTGATGAGCGACATGTCGGGGACGAAGAGCAGTGAGGGGGGGCAGGGCCATGAGATGGAAAGTATGTCCATGAAAGGGATGGATGTCAGGGAGGGGATGCCGATGGAAGGTGCGAAATCCGTTAGAGACATGGAACCAAGGCCCGGCATGTCAGACGCTTCATCCGGAGCTGTGGTTGTTCCGGCTGTGATGAGCCAGTTGATCGGCGTCCGCAGCGTCCCGGTTGCTCTCGCAACGTTGGATGAAGAGATTCGTACGGTCGGCACGGTCGGTTACGACGAACGGAGCTTCGCGCAAGTCACGCTGAAAATCTCCGGGTGGGTTCGCAAGGTCTTCGTCAATTCCATCGGTCGACCGGTTCGCAAGGGTGAACCACTCTTCACCGTCTACTCGCCGGATCTCTTGGCTACGCAAGACGAGTATCTCCTCGCTCTGAAAATGCGTGCGCAACTGGCCGCGAGCCCGCTCGACGAAGTGAAAACCAACGCTGACGCACTCGTGACGAGTGCGCGGGAGCGTTTGCGGCTCTGGGATGTGACCGATTCACAGGTCGAGGCTCTTGGGCGTCGAGGCCAGGCCGACCTGATGCTCACGGTCTACGCTCCGTCTTCCGGTATCGTGATGAAACGTGAGGCTTTGCCGGGAAAATATGTGGAGCCCGGCACGATTCTGTACGAGATCGCGGATCTTTCCATGGTCTGGATCTCCGCCGATATTTATGAATCAGAAGTGGCGGCCACGAAAGTCGGGCAGCCGGCAACGGTGACCTTTGCTGCCTATCCGGGAGAAACGTTCAGCGGTAAGGTGGCCCATGTGTACCCGACCCTGAATACCGAAACCCGCACAGCACGGGTGCGGCTGGAATTACTAAATCCTCAGCTGAAATTGAAGCCGGGCATGTATGGGAACGTGATCCTACAGACGGATGCGGTCAGGACCTTAGTGGTGCCAAAGGAAGCCGTGTTGGACACGGGGCTTCGTCAACTCGTCTTCATAGATCTGGGGCAAGGCCGGTATGCGCCTGCTTTGGTCAAGTTGGGACGCCGGAGTCATGATTCAGTGGAAGTAATGGAAGGACTCAAAGAAGGAGATCGGATCGTCACCTCGGCCAATTTCTTATTGGATGCAGAGAGCAAATTGACGTCGGTTTCCAGCATGCAAGCCATGATGGGTCGGATCGGCATGGCGGACTGGCAGATGCGCGGCGCACACGAAGGCAAAATGCAAGGCGGAAGAGATACGGAGGGCATGGAAGGCATGGAACTGGGAAAGGAGGCCGTCTCGGCGCCCCCAGGGCCCTCGGCTTCGCCGCGAGGCGAGCGGGAGCGTGAGAAAGGCGGCATGAAATGA
- a CDS encoding TolC family protein: MTRSIQFLLPAITILIVTFAMDGRQVVHAADQTAQSSMALPDLIQEALARNPELVAARKQWEAATNRIAQARSLDDPTLSVHLWNFPQNFNVIQTQNSIFGLSQNLPFPGKLALKSEIASRSAEMTEQVLRAKERELVARLKQTYYELFLAHKTIQIHHAQAELLRQFIEIANAKFRTGKGSQADVLKAQVELSVLHQQLPVLEQSRETAAALLNTILDRDPRSPFGIPQEPSLIPLDTTITDLHRLALNARPELKAAELAVRQGEQSRALAQRQYYPDFNVMFQRFQNFQANDGFGAYVAMTVPFAFWTKPKYDAGVQEAAASVAAARAQQHQLENLTRFQVNDLLAKVRASEQVARLYHTTILPQAIQNLESARAGYRAGTGGFLDLIDTQRAWRGYQEEYYRALVERERRLAELEQVIGTDLNGSS, encoded by the coding sequence ATGACTCGTTCAATTCAATTCTTACTACCCGCGATAACAATCTTGATCGTGACGTTCGCGATGGATGGACGCCAGGTCGTCCATGCCGCCGATCAGACTGCACAATCGTCCATGGCGCTACCAGATTTGATCCAGGAAGCCTTGGCCAGAAACCCGGAACTTGTGGCCGCGCGCAAGCAATGGGAGGCGGCCACGAATCGAATTGCCCAGGCTCGGTCTCTGGATGACCCCACTTTGTCTGTCCACTTGTGGAATTTCCCTCAGAATTTCAACGTCATCCAGACGCAGAATAGTATCTTTGGTCTCTCGCAGAATCTCCCATTCCCGGGCAAGCTGGCCCTGAAAAGCGAAATCGCGAGTCGGTCGGCCGAGATGACCGAGCAGGTGTTGCGTGCGAAGGAACGAGAATTGGTCGCCCGTCTCAAGCAGACCTACTATGAACTGTTTCTCGCGCACAAGACGATCCAGATTCATCATGCACAGGCCGAATTGCTCAGGCAGTTCATCGAGATTGCGAACGCGAAGTTCCGGACGGGAAAAGGATCACAGGCTGATGTGCTCAAGGCCCAGGTCGAGCTGTCTGTGTTGCACCAGCAACTTCCCGTTCTGGAACAGAGTCGAGAGACCGCCGCAGCGCTGCTGAATACAATTCTGGACCGAGACCCTCGATCACCATTCGGCATTCCTCAGGAGCCATCGCTGATACCGCTCGACACCACCATCACCGATCTGCACCGTCTTGCCCTGAATGCCAGACCGGAGTTGAAAGCCGCAGAACTGGCGGTCCGACAAGGTGAACAGTCGCGCGCGCTCGCCCAGCGTCAGTACTATCCGGACTTCAACGTGATGTTTCAGCGTTTCCAAAACTTTCAGGCCAACGACGGATTCGGAGCCTACGTGGCGATGACCGTCCCCTTCGCGTTTTGGACCAAACCGAAGTATGACGCCGGCGTGCAAGAAGCCGCCGCGTCGGTCGCAGCCGCGCGGGCACAACAGCACCAACTGGAAAATCTGACTCGTTTTCAGGTCAACGACCTCTTGGCCAAGGTCCGGGCGAGTGAGCAGGTGGCCAGGTTGTATCACACCACGATCCTGCCTCAGGCCATACAGAACCTTGAATCGGCGCGAGCGGGATATCGTGCGGGAACGGGAGGGTTCCTGGATCTTATCGATACCCAGCGGGCCTGGCGAGGGTATCAAGAGGAGTACTACCGAGCGCTGGTCGAGCGGGAGCGTCGTCTCGCGGAACTCGAACAGGTAATCGGAACTGACCTGAATGGGAGCAGCTAA